A single window of Acinetobacter wuhouensis DNA harbors:
- a CDS encoding polysaccharide biosynthesis tyrosine autokinase: MNQNSNMNDDTIDLKELFFSLIAQWKVIALCVILSLICALLYLRVTTPVYSTDALVQVEDGKSAASSALMGQLKDVAGGMGAKSPADAEIEILNSRLVLGKVIRDLNLDIQIKDTKDTFFHKLISKDKTQLSYSAKAVHYQNNQANLSILKFEVPQYYLDKKLVIQFIDQNKFNLSYKEQTIFKGTLNQFNKSQDNKGIWNIQINSSYPFKQDIAVTKLSLPSAVKYLQESYSVSEKGKMTGVIGLSLTGNNQEHITQVLNHILSTYHEQNIERKTLESKQTLGFLDQQLPELKKQLEESEIKFNKFREQYNTVDVTQESELMLKQNVELEKMRIELKQKQAEYSAKYTPDHPLMTEINAQLAAISKKSTELGQAIKRLPETQRLYLQLYRDVKVNTELYTELLNSYQQLKIVKAGEIGNVRVIDTAIEPVKPIKPRKLIVLILSIFVGGFIGVLIALLRNMLSSGIKDSSRIENELDLPVYATVPRSPIQESRVQLLKKKKSIPILAVKNSEDVAIESLRSIRTTIHFALNKAKNNIIAVSGPAPEIGKSFISTNLAAIFAQGDKKVLLIDADIRRGYLHKYFDRETSPGLTEYLTNQSSIEQCIVQSETVKNLDFLARGKNQGNASEMLSSSRFSELLALLSQQYDHIIIDTPPVLAVTDGIIISQFVGVNLVVARYAKTQMKELELTINRFEQAGTKVNGIILNDVQASLGGNYGYNYAYAYGSSKED; the protein is encoded by the coding sequence ATGAACCAAAATTCAAATATGAATGATGACACAATTGATTTAAAAGAGTTATTTTTCTCTTTAATTGCGCAATGGAAAGTGATTGCTCTTTGTGTCATTTTAAGTTTGATCTGTGCTTTACTCTATCTCCGAGTCACAACACCTGTTTATTCTACTGATGCTTTGGTTCAAGTAGAAGATGGTAAAAGCGCTGCATCATCAGCATTAATGGGCCAATTGAAAGACGTTGCTGGAGGCATGGGAGCAAAATCCCCTGCAGATGCAGAAATTGAAATCCTCAATTCTAGACTTGTCCTCGGTAAAGTCATTCGAGACTTGAATCTAGATATTCAGATTAAAGATACTAAAGATACCTTTTTTCATAAATTAATTTCGAAGGATAAAACACAGTTAAGCTATAGTGCTAAAGCGGTTCATTATCAAAATAACCAAGCCAATTTATCTATCCTCAAATTTGAAGTCCCTCAATATTACTTAGATAAAAAATTAGTCATTCAGTTTATTGATCAAAATAAATTTAATCTCAGCTATAAAGAGCAAACTATTTTTAAAGGTACTCTTAATCAATTCAATAAATCACAAGACAATAAAGGGATTTGGAATATTCAAATTAATAGCAGTTATCCGTTTAAACAAGATATTGCTGTAACCAAACTTTCACTTCCTTCTGCGGTTAAGTATTTACAAGAGAGCTACTCTGTTTCTGAAAAAGGCAAAATGACTGGCGTCATTGGTTTAAGCCTTACTGGAAATAATCAAGAACATATTACTCAAGTACTGAATCATATTTTAAGTACTTATCATGAACAAAATATTGAACGTAAAACCTTAGAATCAAAGCAAACTCTTGGTTTCTTAGATCAACAACTCCCTGAACTCAAAAAACAGCTTGAAGAATCAGAGATCAAATTTAATAAATTCCGTGAACAATATAATACTGTCGATGTCACTCAAGAATCTGAGTTGATGTTAAAGCAAAATGTTGAATTGGAAAAAATGCGAATTGAATTGAAGCAAAAACAAGCTGAATATTCTGCAAAATATACTCCAGATCACCCTTTGATGACTGAAATCAATGCACAGCTTGCAGCAATTAGCAAGAAATCTACTGAACTTGGACAAGCGATTAAACGTTTACCTGAAACTCAACGTTTATACCTACAACTCTACCGCGATGTTAAAGTCAATACTGAGCTTTATACTGAGTTACTCAATAGTTACCAACAATTAAAGATTGTCAAAGCAGGTGAAATCGGGAATGTCCGTGTTATTGATACTGCCATAGAGCCTGTTAAACCAATTAAGCCACGTAAATTGATCGTTTTAATTCTTTCAATTTTTGTCGGCGGCTTTATTGGTGTTCTTATTGCGCTACTCCGTAACATGCTTTCGTCTGGAATCAAAGATTCATCTCGTATTGAAAATGAATTGGATCTTCCTGTATATGCAACAGTGCCGCGCTCTCCGATTCAAGAAAGCCGTGTTCAGTTACTGAAAAAGAAAAAATCGATTCCTATTTTGGCTGTTAAAAATAGCGAAGATGTTGCAATTGAAAGCCTACGTAGCATCCGAACCACGATTCATTTTGCTTTAAACAAAGCTAAAAATAATATTATTGCAGTTTCTGGTCCTGCACCTGAAATTGGTAAATCATTTATCTCAACCAACCTTGCGGCAATTTTTGCACAAGGTGATAAAAAAGTACTCTTAATTGATGCAGATATTCGTCGTGGTTATTTACATAAATATTTTGATCGTGAAACCTCACCAGGCTTAACCGAGTATTTAACCAATCAAAGTTCAATTGAACAATGTATTGTACAGTCTGAAACAGTCAAAAACCTTGACTTCTTGGCTCGAGGCAAGAATCAAGGCAATGCTTCTGAAATGTTAAGTTCAAGCCGTTTTAGCGAACTTCTAGCGCTATTATCACAGCAATATGACCATATCATTATTGATACACCACCTGTACTTGCAGTAACTGATGGCATCATTATTTCTCAGTTTGTTGGGGTAAATCTTGTAGTTGCACGATATGCGAAAACCCAGATGAAAGAGCTTGAATTAACCATCAATCGCTTTGAACAGGCAGGTACTAAAGTGAATGGCATAATCTTAAATGATGTCCAAGCTTCACTAGGTGGAAATTATGGTTATAACTATGCATATGCTTATGGTTCTTCTAAAGAAGATTA
- a CDS encoding low molecular weight protein-tyrosine-phosphatase encodes MQIQNILVVCVGNICRSPMAEYFLKHNHPNLNIESAGLSAMVNHPADDKAIACMDRLSIDMRTHTARQINAELIKKADLILVMSKNQSQHIEQKWPFAKGKVFRLGHWQSQNVPDPYQHDQAFFDETCKNIQAYAKDWQSHL; translated from the coding sequence ATGCAGATTCAAAATATACTGGTAGTATGTGTGGGAAATATTTGTCGTAGCCCAATGGCTGAGTATTTTCTTAAACATAATCATCCAAATCTAAATATTGAATCTGCGGGACTTTCTGCAATGGTTAATCATCCTGCTGATGATAAAGCCATTGCCTGTATGGATCGCCTCAGCATAGATATGCGTACTCATACTGCGCGTCAAATTAATGCAGAACTCATTAAAAAAGCTGATCTCATTCTGGTGATGAGCAAAAATCAGTCTCAACATATTGAGCAAAAATGGCCATTCGCCAAAGGGAAAGTTTTTCGCTTAGGTCATTGGCAAAGTCAAAATGTGCCTGACCCATATCAGCATGACCAAGCTTTTTTTGATGAAACATGTAAAAATATCCAGGCTTATGCCAAAGACTGGCAATCACATCTATAA